From one Planococcus citri chromosome 3, ihPlaCitr1.1, whole genome shotgun sequence genomic stretch:
- the LOC135839252 gene encoding uncharacterized protein LOC135839252 encodes MEIWRLRAWLVSLLATTFFHTLDSAGDGFDSAQKPHIRQKRLLWITSDGRLALPPGTHLTITPSLSLPFVRYPPDGFLSNMSISLPFSIDFDLLGLTDNQNPYGVLPPLIGRSLGRKAGSYFADYVAQFLERKRTERSAPPTPKHSHFHGGERALLYTVVEDLLASFGMDGKACLLRAICEVHSHSSIQKFGLLGEMLQLFFSASKSPFAELLDEYVEAEIVGREKRECWPYFKSCPKSLFQPVHNKYTDNSATKQQAGDEAENEIPTDEDVSQLNIDLNQRNRNYAM; translated from the exons ATGGAAATTTGGCGACTGAGAGCGTGGCTAGTAAGCCTGCTAGCTACAACGTTCTTCCACACACTGGATTCGGCAGGCGATGGCTTCGACTCGGCACAAAAGCCGCACATACGACAAAAAAGACTGTTATGGATCACCTCGGATGGTCGTTTAGCTCTGCCGCCCGGCACTCACCTCACAATTACTCCTTCACTTTCGTTACCATTTGTTCGGTACCCACCGGATGGTTTTCTTTCTAATATGTCCATTAGTTTACCATTTAGTA ttgattttgatttattgggTTTGACGGATAACCAAAACCCATACGGAGTACTGCCTCCTTTAATAGGACGCAGTCTTGGTAGAAAAGCTGGTTCTTACTTTGCTGATTACGTAGCTCAGTTTCTCGAAAGAAAAAGAACAGAAAGATCAGCACCGCCGACTCCGAAACATTCGCATTTTCACGGAGGAGAAAG AGCTTTGTTATACACTGTCGTTGAAGACTTACTAGCAAGTTTTGGTATGGATGGTAAAGCTTGCTTGTTAAGGGCGATTTGCGAAGTACATAGTCATTCTTCTATTCAAAAGTTCGGCCTGCTGGGTGAAATGTTGCAGTTGTTTTTTTC AGCAAGTAAATCACCATTTGCCGAATTATTAGACGAATACGTTGAAGCAGAAATTGTAGGACGAGAAAAACGAGAATGCTGGCCGTATTTCAAAAGTTGCCCAAAGTCCTTATTTCAACCTGTTCACAACAAATACAC AGATAACAGTGCCACAAAACAACAGGCAGGAGATGAAGCAGAAAATGAAATACCAACTGACGAAGATGTATCGCAGTTGAATATTGATTTGAACCAAAGGAATAGAAATTACGCGATGTAA